In the genome of Patescibacteria group bacterium, one region contains:
- a CDS encoding helix-turn-helix transcriptional regulator: MIPKNSAILKKFGERVRDIRLRKGISSQMTFANKAGLDRTYIGGVERGERNVSLINIEKIAKTLNVNIEDLFKF; encoded by the coding sequence ATGATCCCTAAAAACAGCGCTATCTTAAAAAAGTTTGGAGAACGCGTGAGAGATATACGGTTACGAAAAGGAATATCTTCACAGATGACTTTTGCTAATAAAGCTGGACTAGATCGAACCTATATTGGAGGAGTGGAAAGAGGTGAACGAAATGTATCTTTAATCAATATTGAAAAGATTGCAAAAACTCTTAATGTTAATATTGAAGACTTGTTTAAGTTTTAG
- a CDS encoding site-specific integrase: MKENISELFKKFIEDCRYIKRLRPETIRTYSEAFKTFIKVMPEVVNVKLLTREMLTLYFKRLETRGRKVGKDTIKIGVKDSTIKTYQNRLNVFFTWLVNMQHIETNPFIGMKFPNPVYEDSRALEQDSIDKIFAAVALHSINSLIHKRDIAILSLLMFCGLRRNELISLQVNDVDFENSMLVIKGETSKSKKTHSVPLHPTLGMHLKDYLKERCKKEYKTQYLIISTNRDRGLSSDGLKHWVKRLVKLSGVKFHLHKFRHTFACNLAKNNVSVFNIQTLMGHKDYKMTLSYLRSVKTKDLRDEINRLYSNVDNFH, encoded by the coding sequence ATGAAAGAAAATATTTCGGAATTATTTAAAAAATTTATTGAGGACTGTAGGTATATTAAACGGCTTCGTCCAGAAACTATTCGTACTTACTCTGAGGCATTTAAAACTTTTATAAAAGTTATGCCAGAAGTGGTCAATGTTAAGTTGCTTACTCGTGAGATGCTAACTCTCTACTTCAAAAGACTTGAAACAAGAGGGAGAAAGGTTGGAAAAGATACTATTAAAATTGGTGTAAAGGACTCAACAATTAAAACCTATCAGAATAGATTAAATGTGTTTTTCACATGGCTTGTAAATATGCAACATATAGAAACCAATCCATTTATTGGGATGAAGTTTCCTAATCCAGTATACGAAGATAGTAGAGCATTAGAGCAAGATAGTATTGATAAAATATTTGCTGCTGTGGCGTTACACTCAATAAATTCACTAATCCATAAGCGAGACATAGCAATACTAAGTCTACTTATGTTCTGTGGTTTGAGAAGAAATGAGCTTATCTCACTTCAAGTTAATGATGTTGATTTTGAAAATTCAATGTTAGTCATTAAAGGTGAGACATCGAAATCTAAAAAAACGCATTCTGTCCCATTACATCCAACTCTAGGAATGCATTTAAAGGATTACTTAAAAGAACGTTGCAAAAAAGAGTATAAAACTCAATATTTAATCATCTCTACAAATAGAGATCGAGGATTAAGTAGCGATGGATTGAAACATTGGGTAAAAAGGCTGGTTAAATTATCTGGTGTAAAATTTCATCTCCATAAATTTCGACATACCTTTGCCTGTAACCTAGCTAAAAATAATGTAAGCGTATTCAACATTCAAACGTTGATGGGGCATAAAGATTATAAGATGACGTTATCATATTTGAGATCAGTGAAAACTAAGGATCTTAGAGACGAGATTAATAGGTTATACAGTAATGTTGATAATTTTCACTAA
- a CDS encoding PCRF domain-containing protein has translation MDKEAIDARILEIENAMSEADFWADKDKAQAAIRELQDLKEQKEGVGKYDRGNAVINILAGAGGDDAEDFSSMLFDMYRKYIDNQGWQASIVHENRNDHGGFRNISFEVQGKNAYGTLKNESGVHRLVRISPFNAKQMRHTSFSLVEVIPKFEKVAETEIPPDQIRIELSKAGGPGGQNVNKRETAVRIVHIPTNISVHVTSERSQAQNKEKAFALLKGKLYKKQEDDEKKKAAGLSISSTTDIEWGSQIRSYVLHPYKMVKDHRTDVTVHDADKVLNGALDEFIDAERAL, from the coding sequence ATGGACAAAGAAGCTATTGATGCACGCATACTAGAGATTGAAAATGCCATGTCTGAAGCTGATTTTTGGGCTGACAAAGATAAAGCACAAGCAGCTATTCGTGAACTTCAAGATTTAAAAGAACAAAAAGAAGGTGTTGGTAAATATGATCGAGGCAACGCAGTCATAAATATTCTTGCTGGGGCAGGAGGGGATGATGCAGAAGATTTTTCTTCTATGCTTTTTGATATGTATCGAAAGTATATAGATAATCAAGGATGGCAGGCATCTATAGTTCATGAAAATCGAAACGATCATGGCGGGTTCCGAAATATTAGTTTTGAAGTCCAAGGTAAAAATGCCTATGGCACATTAAAGAACGAATCGGGAGTTCACAGACTCGTCCGAATTTCTCCATTTAATGCAAAACAAATGCGACATACGTCTTTTTCACTTGTTGAGGTGATTCCAAAATTTGAGAAAGTAGCAGAAACCGAAATTCCACCTGATCAAATCAGAATAGAACTTTCAAAAGCCGGTGGCCCAGGAGGACAAAATGTAAACAAACGAGAGACAGCGGTACGTATTGTGCATATTCCTACAAATATTTCTGTGCATGTAACATCAGAACGATCTCAAGCTCAGAATAAAGAAAAAGCATTTGCCTTGCTTAAGGGGAAGCTCTACAAGAAACAAGAAGATGATGAAAAGAAAAAAGCAGCTGGACTTTCAATTAGCTCAACAACAGACATTGAATGGGGTAGTCAGATCCGTTCATATGTTCTTCATCCATACAAAATGGTAAAGGATCATCGTACTGATGTGACCGTCCATGATGCCGACAAAGTATTGAATGGTGCGCTTGATGAGTTTATTGATGCCGAACGAGCGCTCTAA
- the ftsE gene encoding cell division ATP-binding protein FtsE: MIYFDNVSKVYTDDSIALEDISFTIEPNEFVSIVGHSGAGKTTLLKMLLAEERPSDGKVYFQSTDIHTLSKNQINHFRRKIGAVFQDFRLLPNKTAYENIAFAMEVAGKSDEEIASDVPHVLELVDLGKKMWNFPGQLSGGEKQRVAIARAIVNHPDIIIADEPTGNLDPINTYEIVQILKKINDLGTTVILTTHNKGVIDALNRRVITIENGRITRDDKEGRYIL; encoded by the coding sequence ATGATTTACTTCGACAATGTTTCAAAAGTATATACTGACGATTCAATAGCACTTGAAGATATCAGTTTTACCATCGAACCCAATGAATTCGTCTCAATAGTGGGACACTCAGGAGCAGGAAAAACTACCTTGCTTAAAATGTTATTAGCTGAAGAACGACCTTCTGATGGGAAGGTGTATTTTCAGTCAACCGACATTCATACACTCAGTAAAAATCAGATCAACCATTTTCGTCGAAAGATTGGAGCTGTGTTTCAGGATTTTCGCTTGCTTCCAAATAAAACAGCATATGAAAATATTGCTTTTGCTATGGAAGTAGCAGGTAAGAGCGACGAAGAAATTGCTTCAGATGTACCACATGTTCTCGAACTCGTTGATCTTGGTAAAAAAATGTGGAATTTCCCTGGCCAGCTTTCTGGAGGGGAAAAGCAGCGAGTTGCAATTGCACGAGCAATTGTAAATCATCCTGATATAATTATCGCTGATGAGCCAACAGGAAATCTTGATCCAATTAATACCTATGAGATTGTCCAGATTTTAAAGAAGATCAATGATTTAGGTACTACCGTAATTCTGACTACGCACAATAAAGGTGTTATTGATGCATTAAACCGCCGTGTGATAACCATAGAAAATGGAAGAATTACTCGTGATGATAAAGAAGGACGATATATCCTATAA
- a CDS encoding permease-like cell division protein FtsX, which translates to MLWTNTKRVIRAGFVNFWRNGFVSLASVLVMTITLFVLGSIVFMSALLNSALIQIKDKVDINVYFVTTAKESDILAIQDSLKTLPEVAQVNYSSREQELANFKKKHENDQFTLQALEELKDNPLGAVLNVKAREPSQYSGIVTFLEKSSVSALDGTPIVDDVNYNENKVAIDTLTKIIESGQRLGFFIMILLVVMSIMITFNTIRLAIYISREEIAVMRLVGASSKYVRGPFVIIGIMYGMFSAIIAGAIFFPATYYLGRATENFFTGINVYNYYVTNFGQVFVMLLVAGIVIGAVSSYLAVRRYLRV; encoded by the coding sequence ATGTTGTGGACAAATACTAAACGTGTAATAAGAGCTGGGTTTGTTAATTTCTGGAGAAATGGGTTTGTTTCTCTTGCTTCAGTACTCGTAATGACTATTACGCTTTTTGTGCTTGGCTCTATTGTATTTATGAGTGCTCTATTAAATTCTGCACTTATCCAAATTAAAGATAAAGTTGATATCAACGTGTACTTTGTAACTACAGCAAAAGAAAGCGATATCTTGGCAATTCAGGATTCTCTTAAAACTCTTCCTGAAGTTGCACAAGTAAATTACTCTTCACGAGAGCAGGAGTTGGCAAACTTCAAAAAGAAGCATGAAAACGATCAGTTTACACTTCAGGCGCTTGAAGAACTTAAGGATAACCCATTGGGCGCAGTTTTGAATGTGAAGGCAAGAGAACCATCTCAGTATTCTGGAATCGTTACTTTTTTAGAAAAGAGTAGTGTGTCTGCACTAGATGGTACTCCAATAGTTGATGATGTTAACTACAATGAAAATAAAGTAGCTATTGATACACTTACTAAGATTATTGAATCAGGTCAACGATTAGGATTCTTTATTATGATCTTGCTTGTGGTCATGTCTATTATGATTACCTTCAACACTATTCGATTGGCTATCTATATTTCTCGAGAAGAAATTGCTGTTATGCGATTGGTGGGTGCTAGTTCAAAATATGTACGAGGTCCATTTGTTATCATTGGTATTATGTACGGAATGTTCTCAGCAATTATTGCTGGAGCAATCTTTTTTCCAGCAACATACTATTTAGGTAGAGCAACAGAAAACTTCTTCACAGGAATAAATGTGTACAACTATTATGTTACAAACTTTGGTCAAGTGTTTGTGATGTTGTTGGTAGCTGGAATTGTTATTGGGGCAGTATCAAGTTATTTGGCCGTACGAAGATATTTAAGAGTCTAA
- a CDS encoding CTP synthase: MKKNHKYIFVVGGVMSGVGKGIATSSIGQILQAKGFKVNPIKIDPYLNVDAGTMNPTEHGETFVLDSGLETDQDMGNYERFLNVDLIPEDYMTSGMIYLHIIQKERNLGYNGKCVDPLPYTTEEIIRRWKKSADHHASDISIIEIGGTIGDYQNVMFIEAARILKVKHPQDVIFVIVSYLPIPSTLGEMKTRPTQNAVRQLNSYGVQPDIIIARGSHPLDHKRKEKIAFSCSVQEDHVISAPDIKSIYDVPVNFEKDRIGDIILKDLNLRAKNKDDGLSDWKKFVAKTKNGSKELNIAIVGKYFDTGDFVLSDAYVSVIEAIKFSAYHQGAKPNLTWINSKHYETGDRDVSELSNYDGVIVPGGFGESGIEGVIKAITYARENKIPYLGLCYGMQLMTIEYARNVVGLKGAHTTEINKKTQYPIIDIMEHQKKHLEAGNFGATMRLGQYEAHLKKGTIARKAYGIESVLERHRHRYEVNPKFVEQIEQAGLVFSGTSPDGTLMEIAELPQDIHPFFLGTQFHPEFKARPLAPHPLFSEFVKASLKNKKPSVKLA, translated from the coding sequence ATGAAAAAAAATCATAAATACATTTTTGTTGTGGGAGGTGTAATGTCTGGAGTGGGCAAGGGTATCGCCACCTCTTCAATCGGTCAAATACTTCAAGCAAAAGGTTTCAAGGTCAATCCCATAAAGATTGACCCTTATCTTAACGTAGATGCAGGTACAATGAATCCTACTGAGCACGGAGAGACCTTTGTACTCGACTCAGGGCTAGAAACAGATCAGGACATGGGTAACTACGAACGCTTCTTGAATGTCGATTTGATTCCTGAAGATTATATGACCTCAGGAATGATTTATCTCCATATCATTCAGAAAGAACGAAATCTTGGATACAATGGAAAATGCGTCGATCCACTCCCATACACCACTGAAGAAATCATCCGTCGTTGGAAAAAGTCAGCCGATCACCATGCATCAGATATCTCTATTATTGAAATTGGAGGAACTATTGGTGACTATCAAAACGTAATGTTTATCGAGGCAGCTCGAATTCTTAAAGTAAAACATCCCCAGGATGTTATTTTTGTGATTGTTTCGTATCTTCCAATTCCAAGTACGTTGGGTGAAATGAAGACTCGACCTACACAAAATGCTGTGCGACAACTCAACTCATATGGAGTACAACCAGATATTATTATTGCGCGAGGATCACATCCGCTTGATCATAAGCGAAAAGAAAAAATTGCATTTTCATGTAGTGTGCAGGAAGATCATGTGATTTCTGCTCCTGACATTAAAAGTATTTATGATGTACCCGTTAACTTTGAGAAAGATAGAATCGGCGACATTATTTTGAAAGATTTAAATCTTCGAGCAAAAAATAAAGATGATGGGCTCAGTGATTGGAAAAAATTTGTTGCTAAAACTAAAAATGGCAGCAAAGAATTAAACATAGCAATAGTTGGAAAATATTTTGATACTGGCGACTTTGTACTTTCAGATGCCTATGTATCTGTCATAGAAGCCATAAAGTTTTCTGCGTACCATCAAGGAGCAAAACCAAATCTCACATGGATAAATTCAAAGCATTATGAAACTGGCGATAGGGATGTATCTGAGCTTTCAAATTATGATGGGGTAATAGTGCCTGGAGGTTTTGGTGAATCAGGAATTGAAGGAGTCATTAAAGCAATTACGTATGCACGAGAAAATAAAATCCCATACCTTGGACTGTGCTATGGTATGCAGCTCATGACTATTGAATATGCACGTAATGTTGTAGGACTTAAAGGTGCACACACTACTGAAATAAATAAGAAAACGCAGTATCCAATAATCGATATTATGGAGCACCAGAAAAAGCATTTAGAAGCCGGAAACTTTGGTGCCACTATGAGGCTTGGACAATACGAAGCGCATTTGAAGAAAGGAACAATTGCTCGAAAAGCGTATGGGATAGAAAGTGTTTTGGAACGTCATCGACATCGTTATGAAGTAAATCCAAAATTTGTGGAACAAATAGAACAAGCTGGTCTTGTTTTCTCAGGCACTTCCCCAGATGGCACACTTATGGAAATTGCAGAACTCCCTCAAGATATTCATCCGTTTTTTCTAGGTACTCAGTTTCATCCAGAGTTTAAAGCCCGTCCTTTAGCACCTCATCCGTTATTCTCTGAATTTGTAAAAGCATCATTGAAGAACAAAAAGCCCTCTGTGAAACTAGCTTGA
- a CDS encoding VanZ family protein, with the protein MYKRLTALFLFIAYSLILIKVMVLKDVPLIKVGMVKLNFGGTTTDNPANFIPFKTILPYLFGHRGLVIAGINLVGNIILLVPLGFLIPLIYKNITWKKSFLIAAASGLIIEVLQVLLQVGIFDIDDVILNAFGFMIGYWIYCVLAKIMRFLNPKNRIIIAVLILGIAGAVVFYGYQKLQLGFEPGVRSSEESTTNQRDLCNGTGGNGKIISVGDTTFTLELKNGKKQIVYLTDKTKIKISSGDGSISDLKIGVRVTLVGDVNNDGGFAADSVYVCN; encoded by the coding sequence ATGTATAAACGATTAACCGCACTATTTCTTTTTATTGCATATAGTTTGATCTTGATCAAAGTAATGGTACTTAAAGATGTCCCACTTATTAAAGTTGGCATGGTTAAATTAAATTTTGGTGGAACTACTACAGACAATCCTGCCAACTTTATTCCGTTTAAAACCATTCTGCCATATTTGTTTGGTCATAGGGGATTGGTTATTGCTGGTATAAATCTAGTCGGAAATATTATATTACTTGTGCCGTTGGGATTTCTTATTCCGTTAATCTATAAGAATATAACGTGGAAAAAATCTTTTTTAATTGCTGCTGCTTCTGGCCTCATAATCGAAGTACTACAAGTGCTCTTGCAGGTGGGAATATTTGATATCGATGATGTTATTCTCAATGCTTTTGGTTTCATGATTGGGTATTGGATATATTGTGTACTTGCAAAGATCATGCGTTTCTTGAATCCCAAAAATAGAATCATTATAGCTGTATTGATTTTGGGAATTGCTGGTGCAGTTGTGTTCTATGGTTATCAAAAATTGCAATTAGGTTTTGAACCTGGTGTGAGAAGTAGTGAGGAAAGTACTACAAATCAACGTGACCTTTGTAATGGTACTGGAGGCAACGGTAAGATTATTAGTGTTGGAGATACTACATTTACTCTTGAATTAAAAAACGGCAAGAAGCAAATTGTGTATCTTACAGATAAGACTAAAATAAAAATATCTTCAGGGGATGGTTCTATTTCAGATTTGAAAATAGGTGTAAGAGTAACTCTTGTTGGAGATGTGAATAATGATGGTGGCTTTGCGGCAGATTCTGTATATGTTTGTAACTAA
- a CDS encoding DUF2157 domain-containing protein, translating into MDKQQIISFIQNQVAQGNISRDDLAALAGIDTPQVQSVLATGTTPNTVVSPEHSSRNLINVFYIIGAIIVLIGVIILLGQNWDDIGFIGRVGSTLGIALVTYLAGLTLSKSVHDTLSQVMFMLSAVLAPFGTFILLDEMNVFVDISAQVVIALVFVCIYSVAQFVARKNILTVVIAGYATWAYYAFLLKILDNQLFDNDIIIWATMLLGISYCAVAYGYSSKKVGSVEKVTQRASITHLFYGAGTLAILGGGISLGGMWDLPYIVLIFATFYLSVFVKNRAMLVIAAAFLVGHIIKLTSKYFLDSVGWPLALIICGFAVIGVGYMTYYVNRKYLAKKY; encoded by the coding sequence ATGGACAAGCAACAGATCATTTCATTTATTCAAAATCAGGTCGCACAGGGAAATATTTCTCGTGATGACCTTGCTGCATTAGCTGGAATTGATACTCCACAGGTACAATCTGTACTTGCTACTGGTACTACTCCAAACACAGTCGTGTCACCTGAACACTCCTCAAGAAACCTTATTAATGTTTTCTATATTATTGGAGCAATCATTGTGTTGATTGGAGTTATTATTCTTCTTGGTCAAAATTGGGATGATATTGGATTCATAGGCCGTGTGGGATCTACTCTTGGAATTGCACTTGTAACATATCTTGCTGGTCTCACACTAAGTAAGTCTGTGCATGATACCCTCTCTCAAGTAATGTTTATGTTATCAGCTGTTTTGGCTCCCTTTGGAACTTTCATCTTACTTGATGAAATGAATGTATTTGTAGATATCTCTGCACAAGTAGTGATTGCGTTGGTTTTTGTTTGTATCTATAGTGTTGCACAATTTGTTGCTCGAAAAAATATTCTTACTGTTGTCATTGCAGGGTATGCTACATGGGCATACTATGCTTTCTTACTAAAAATACTTGATAATCAACTCTTTGATAACGATATTATTATTTGGGCAACAATGCTCCTCGGTATTTCGTACTGTGCAGTAGCATATGGATACTCATCAAAAAAAGTTGGATCTGTAGAAAAAGTAACTCAACGAGCATCTATTACACATCTTTTTTATGGAGCAGGTACGCTCGCAATTTTAGGTGGGGGAATTAGTCTTGGTGGAATGTGGGACCTTCCTTATATAGTACTTATCTTTGCAACATTTTATCTAAGTGTGTTTGTAAAAAATAGAGCAATGCTCGTGATTGCCGCGGCTTTCCTTGTGGGGCATATTATAAAACTAACTTCAAAATACTTCCTTGATTCTGTAGGATGGCCATTGGCACTTATTATCTGTGGATTTGCTGTGATTGGAGTAGGCTATATGACCTATTACGTAAATCGAAAATACTTAGCTAAAAAATACTAG
- a CDS encoding GtrA family protein, which translates to MITLTHYFNWITSLGGHASRSVTQFIRYTLSSSSTFAFDLFLLWIFTDILKIHYIVAIIISFMIAITVNYMLSRTWAFKGTHRSIGKGYIYFLLIALSSLLLIIGLMIICVDVLHMSFITSRITVGALVGIWNFLMNKYVNLKVH; encoded by the coding sequence GTGATTACGTTAACTCATTATTTTAATTGGATTACCTCGCTTGGTGGGCATGCGAGTAGAAGCGTAACTCAGTTTATCCGATATACCCTTTCAAGCAGTTCTACTTTTGCTTTTGATCTTTTCCTATTATGGATATTTACTGATATTCTCAAGATTCATTATATAGTAGCAATTATTATTTCATTCATGATCGCAATTACTGTAAATTATATGTTAAGTAGAACCTGGGCGTTTAAAGGCACGCACAGATCTATTGGGAAAGGATACATCTACTTCTTACTTATTGCTCTTAGTAGCCTATTGCTTATCATAGGGCTCATGATCATCTGTGTTGACGTACTCCATATGAGTTTCATCACATCAAGAATAACAGTAGGTGCCCTTGTGGGTATTTGGAATTTCCTAATGAACAAATATGTAAATCTAAAAGTACACTAG
- a CDS encoding prepilin-type N-terminal cleavage/methylation domain-containing protein, with product MKKKGFSLIELLVVIAIIGILAAIILTAVNTARGKARDAKRKYEIAQIGRLAISSTCYVPEAGAGTYDLTDLVPELVAQNAQLAQYVNQIPRDPQGSETESLYKYIVDAEGKCAVFANLENDNERVTLTSVTAPTPGGGTGVLEASEEGWNGSTKYFQVSN from the coding sequence ATGAAAAAGAAAGGATTCTCACTTATTGAGCTGTTGGTTGTTATCGCAATTATTGGAATTTTGGCAGCTATTATTTTAACCGCAGTAAACACAGCTCGTGGTAAAGCACGTGATGCGAAAAGAAAATATGAAATTGCACAGATTGGAAGATTGGCAATCTCTTCAACTTGTTATGTTCCAGAAGCTGGGGCAGGGACATATGACCTCACAGATTTAGTTCCAGAGCTCGTTGCCCAAAATGCGCAGCTTGCACAGTATGTAAATCAGATCCCTCGAGATCCACAGGGATCTGAGACAGAAAGTTTATATAAATATATAGTAGATGCTGAAGGGAAATGCGCTGTGTTTGCAAATCTTGAAAATGATAATGAGCGTGTGACACTTACGAGCGTTACAGCACCAACTCCAGGTGGTGGAACAGGCGTGCTTGAAGCAAGTGAGGAAGGATGGAATGGGTCAACAAAATATTTTCAAGTATCAAATTAA
- a CDS encoding DUF2585 family protein has translation MNPSTKWYNRIPTWGYVVLTLGVVVLAGVIEYMMGRNALCACGYTLFWQTWGDTSGSSQHISDWYTFSHIIHGFVFYGFFRLISRGKWPVWFCLLLATGVEAGWEILENSSFIIDRYRESTVSLDYNGDSILNSIADILYMFVGFFLARKFPVWVSIALIIFMEVWVGYMIRDNLTLNIIMLISPLDAIRTWQMGG, from the coding sequence ATGAATCCTTCAACAAAATGGTATAACCGAATCCCAACATGGGGCTATGTAGTTTTAACACTAGGAGTCGTAGTTTTGGCTGGGGTTATTGAATATATGATGGGACGCAATGCGCTGTGCGCATGTGGCTATACATTGTTTTGGCAAACGTGGGGAGATACTTCAGGAAGCTCTCAACATATTTCTGATTGGTATACATTTTCACACATCATTCACGGATTTGTATTTTATGGATTCTTTAGATTAATTAGTAGGGGCAAGTGGCCTGTATGGTTTTGTTTATTGCTTGCAACAGGTGTTGAGGCTGGATGGGAAATCCTAGAAAATTCTAGTTTTATTATTGATCGATATCGTGAATCAACAGTCTCACTTGATTACAACGGTGATAGTATTTTAAATTCGATTGCTGATATTTTGTATATGTTTGTTGGATTTTTCCTAGCACGCAAATTCCCAGTTTGGGTATCTATTGCACTCATTATATTTATGGAGGTGTGGGTGGGGTATATGATTCGAGATAATCTTACATTAAATATTATTATGCTTATTTCTCCATTAGATGCCATTCGTACTTGGCAAATGGGCGGGTAA
- a CDS encoding ATP-binding cassette domain-containing protein: MSSGEVIIRFDEVSFEYGHNKPILDEVSFSVRKGTKVTIMGQNGAGKSTLFGLINGSNKKESGDIHINNKLTIATSRQVIPRDQLDLTVREFFEKCFDTKIYDIDPRIDKVLDVVNLHAPKDKIIRAFSGGQQARLLLASALIQDPDILLLDEPTNNLDKAGIEHLTKFLIEYKKTVLVISHDADFLNSFTHGVLYLDVFTKKIEQYDGNYLDVVKNISARIEKENRKNAQLAKEIQDNKDKANFFANKGGQMRLVAKRMREKAEELEDEIVDIRKEDRTIRPFIIQSQPDFVGEILNITSLMTMNPKTHKPVTRKATISLKRNQHLLLKGPNGIGKTTLLESLANGTAKGATITDGIRVGYYRQDFSTLNFDDTVYDALMAVMDKQIEENMRSTAAGFLINGEMMRTKIGSLSEGQKGLVAFARLVLQKPGLLILDEPTNHINFRHIPVIAEALNKYEGAMVLVSHVPEFVEKIRIDETLDLEK, translated from the coding sequence ATGTCAAGCGGAGAAGTAATAATAAGATTCGATGAAGTTTCATTCGAATATGGCCACAACAAACCTATTTTAGATGAGGTTAGTTTTTCAGTGCGCAAAGGAACAAAGGTAACTATTATGGGTCAAAACGGTGCAGGTAAGAGTACTCTTTTTGGACTTATTAATGGAAGTAATAAAAAGGAATCAGGTGATATCCACATTAATAATAAATTAACTATAGCAACATCACGACAGGTTATTCCTCGTGATCAGCTTGATCTCACGGTTCGAGAGTTTTTTGAGAAGTGTTTTGATACTAAAATTTATGATATTGACCCACGTATAGATAAAGTTCTTGATGTGGTTAATCTTCATGCACCTAAAGATAAAATCATTCGAGCGTTTTCTGGAGGACAACAAGCGCGACTTTTGCTTGCCTCAGCATTGATTCAGGATCCAGATATTCTATTGCTTGATGAGCCTACCAACAACTTGGATAAAGCAGGGATCGAACATCTTACTAAATTCTTGATTGAATATAAAAAGACTGTATTAGTTATTTCTCACGATGCTGACTTTTTGAACTCATTCACCCATGGAGTGTTGTATCTTGATGTATTTACTAAAAAGATTGAGCAGTATGATGGTAACTACCTAGATGTAGTGAAAAATATTTCTGCTCGAATCGAAAAAGAAAATCGAAAGAATGCACAGTTAGCAAAAGAAATTCAAGATAATAAAGATAAGGCTAACTTCTTTGCAAATAAAGGAGGTCAGATGCGTCTCGTTGCAAAGCGAATGCGAGAAAAGGCAGAGGAGCTTGAAGATGAAATTGTAGATATTCGAAAAGAAGATCGAACTATTCGACCTTTTATTATTCAGTCTCAGCCAGATTTTGTTGGTGAGATTTTGAATATCACTTCGTTGATGACTATGAATCCTAAGACTCATAAGCCTGTAACAAGAAAGGCAACTATCTCTCTAAAACGAAATCAGCATCTACTTTTGAAAGGACCAAACGGAATTGGGAAGACTACATTACTTGAATCTCTCGCAAATGGAACTGCAAAAGGGGCAACAATTACTGATGGAATCAGAGTGGGGTACTATAGACAGGATTTTTCTACGCTCAATTTTGATGACACTGTATATGATGCTCTCATGGCTGTAATGGATAAGCAGATAGAAGAAAATATGCGTTCGACAGCTGCAGGGTTTCTTATTAATGGAGAAATGATGCGTACAAAAATTGGTAGCTTATCTGAAGGACAGAAAGGATTAGTAGCGTTTGCACGTCTAGTGTTACAGAAGCCAGGGTTGCTTATCCTCGATGAGCCAACAAACCATATCAACTTCCGACATATTCCTGTAATTGCAGAAGCCCTAAATAAGTATGAAGGAGCTATGGTGCTGGTAAGTCACGTGCCTGAGTTTGTAGAAAAAATTAGAATTGATGAGACATTAGATCTCGAAAAATAA
- a CDS encoding LapA family protein: MLFFLVLGLLLGAVAVIFALQNLTTISIAFLGWNLEGSLALVLVLAMVAGVLISILVSIPEFIKTQMKLSALKKQNKRLEEEVLRLKDLVNPIVEQPVIERTVVTETTPVA; the protein is encoded by the coding sequence ATGTTATTCTTTCTCGTTCTAGGATTGTTACTTGGTGCTGTTGCAGTAATTTTTGCATTGCAAAATCTCACTACTATTTCAATTGCATTTTTAGGATGGAATCTTGAAGGATCATTAGCTCTTGTGTTGGTTCTTGCTATGGTCGCAGGGGTACTTATAAGTATTCTTGTTTCTATTCCTGAATTTATAAAGACTCAGATGAAACTTTCAGCTCTTAAGAAACAGAACAAGAGACTTGAAGAAGAAGTTTTGAGACTTAAAGATTTAGTAAATCCAATTGTGGAACAACCTGTAATTGAAAGAACTGTAGTTACAGAAACAACACCAGTTGCATAG